GTGTGGAGGGGCTGCTACTAAGTGGCAGTGGGTGTTGTCCACTGGGCCACACTGGGGCTCTAGATCTGCGGTACTTGCTGGGAGCTGGAGGGTGCCCACCTGCGTCCGTCTACCTTATTTGAAAGTGCCAAGGACAAGGGGGGAACAAATGAGAACTCCCAAGGGAGAAGCAGGGTGCCCTCCGGTCAGAGTGTGGCGGGGCGTGGGGCTGGGTGGCCCAGTGGGCTTTCCCTGCACAGCTGGACGCTTTGCCAGCGACACAAAACTGAGTGGGGAAACTGGGGGCAGACCGAGGCGAGGGCGCCTGGAGCACTGTAAACAGGAAGCGAGGGGCAAAGGGGCTGGGTGGAGGGTGCGGTAGTGCCTCCTGCAGAGGGAAAGACTCTTCCCCGGCCCCGCGCTGACCTGGACTGCGCGGTTTCCCCAGCCCCGGGTTTGGACCTGTCCCATTCTGCCCGCAGAACTGGCCTGGAGGTTGCTGAGGCTTTTTTCGATGCCCCCACCGCTCTGCAACTTTGCCGTTTCAGCCCCTGCCCGGGCAAGTACTGAACTACAACTCCTGGGCGCCCCTCCCGCTGTGCGCTCCTAGGAACTGTGGTCTGCAGCCCTGCCCACCCTGGCAGCCCGACTCCCAGGTGGCAGGGATATCCACTATgggttttttcttcttcatttttgtactgggaatcgaactcaggggtgctctatcatgagccacatcccagcccttattatttttcgAGTCAGGGtgttcctaagttgcttagggcactgctaaattgctgaggctggcctcaagcttctgatcctcctgcctcagccttcgcagtccctgggattactggcgtgcaccaccataccaCGGAGTTTTCTTTTCAGGGtcctcccatctccctccctctttttcttcccaGCTAAGGAAACCAGCTGGTGAGAAAGAACATCACCCCCCTGTCCTGTGGGCACCTACAAATATGCTTTACTCTAGAGTCACCATCCTGCTTTCCCTTTGGCATGGAAACTGGGTTTCCACCTGGGTGATTCAGGTTTTAGGGAGCAAGTTTGGAATCTGACTTCACACCTCCCCACTCTTCATTGTCTCTTTTCCAGACTCACAGATGGTTCCTTCctatttttatgtacatattttctaatttggaGTTCAGAAAAATGGGACTTAAACTCTGGAGAACCATTAGACATCTGATTCTCCATGACTTCTAGGCTTCCCTCCCCAGTCTTCTTCCTTGTATACCcctgataaacacacacacaactgcaggtttcaaagaggaaaaaaagcaaatttgttGTTGGTAGGCGAGTGTGAAGGGGAGGGCTCTTCACCTTCCCCATCATCTGGGAGAGATGGGAGGCTGGGGGCAATAGAAAAGGCAGTAAGTGGGGGCGCATGCCCCACTCTGTACAATATAGAAGAATCTGATATAGATACTTTGTATAAAAGCCACTTGTCCTCATTTGTGTCCTTTTGCTGGCTGGCTGGGCTGGGGGACAATGGGAGATGAAGAAGCTGGGGTGGTAGGCCAGGACACAGGGACAGCCCATAGTCCCCATTTTCTGGCTGTCCCATTGCGGGGTCACTTTGGATCCTTAGTGGGGGCATAGCAGAGCTCTAGTGGTCGGGACACCTTCCAGAACTTCTCATTCACCAGCTCCAGGGTCAGTGAGCCATTCAGCGTCTATGTAGGGGGTGAGAGTTGGGGAGGAGAGAACAAAGTTGGGGAAGATGGCAAAGGAAATGAACGAGAGAAAAAAGTGAccaagggaggaaaaagaaagcagaagcaaagcaGGAGCACGTGGAGCAATGggagaggacagggagggagaTGAAGGAGCAGGGGTGAGAGAGGGGTCAGGCTCATGGCTGTGTGAAGGGGAGGGTTCTTCACCTCCCCTCCCGCGCCCTCTATACCAGTGCCCTCAGAGGCTCTCACCGTGAATGCTCCACCTCCAGGTGCGATGTAGATGGTGTACTGCTTTTCACTGACACCCTCCAGGCTGGGCAAAGCAGGCTCCTCAGGACCATCACCTCCTCCGGTACCCCCACCTTCCCCACCACCCCCATCAGGTCCCCCAGTGTCAGAGGCACCCCCTCCAGGCCCTCCTGGCTCGCCCGCCTCTTGCTGCTGCCTCCGCTCAAGGGCAATGCGCAGGGCCAAGTACTTGGAGAGATGGTCCACTGTGGCATTCCCAGTTGTCTTCACATACCTGGGGTGGGAGAGAGGGCAGGTTCAGGGCTTGGGAGGCGGCAaatggggatgggaaggagggGACTTTCCCAAAGGGCCTCTGGGTTTGGGTTGCTTCAGGGATTGGGTGACCCCGCTTCTGAATGGAACTCTGTGAGCTTTGATTACACAGTGGTCTGGGGAAAGCCAGGGCTCCTCACCTAGTCTGGCAGTATTCTCCCTTCTCCACGAGCAGGGGGTGGGGCCGGAACACGAGCTCAATTTCTCCACCTGGCTCCGGGGGACTGGGGGCCCCAGGAGGGCTTGGGGGGCCCAGGGTTCCCCCTCCCAGGGTGCCTCCCCTGTCACCAGAGTCTTCTGAACCAGCacctccacccacccccccagtaccccctccccctGTCCCTACACTGCTGCCCCCTGCGCCCCCTCCACGGGGTCGCttgggagcagggcctggggcagAGTCAGGGGCTGAATCTGAGCTCACATCTTCTccatccccctctccctccccaggctCTCCTTCCCCCCCACTCATCGTTGTGGTCTGATCTGACCCAGGCATCGGTCGCCTCACACGCTGGGCCCTGTAGAAGCAAGTGGTTAAGATTAGAAAGCACCAAGGATAAGGGGCTTAGACTTTAAACTTCAGAGAATTAAGAGATCATGGAAATCCTAATGATGTACCTGATATTTATTAACACTAACAATATGCCAAGTGCCCTGAGTATTTAATCTCCATTTTATGGCTGAGGAAACAAGCTTAGAAATGTTAAGCAACTTGAGACCACAGGACCTCACCCTCAAAATGTGGTCAAAGGACCAGCTACACAGGCATCACCAGTGAGCTTGCAGAATGCAGATCCCATCACCTGAATCGgagtttgcatttttaacaagacCCAAAGGTAATGTGGATACACATTACAAAGAAGGAGGCGTAGGAGGTGATTTACTCCCCAGCATGAACTCAGAGCTTATGCTTGCAATCAATCTACTGTTCTAACTTCTAAAAAGTTACAGGATGAGCTATTTTCTTTCTAAGAATAGCACTGCCTGTTGTTTACTAAGGCTGTAATTTACATCCATGATTTCCAGGCCCAACAGAAAGGCTGTGGTCAGCTCTTAGGATACTGAGGCTTAGATGCTAGCAGATAGCAAAGATAGTCCAAGGACTTTGACCATGGGACCCACTCTACCACCCTGTTGTGGCCCTTCTCCTGACTCCTCACCTGTGCATGGCCTGCATGCGCAGCCCCTCCTCAATGCTGGAGCTCAGCGCTTGCTGGTTGTGCAGGCGGCTGAGGCGGATGAGCACTCGGTCTTGATGGGCCTCATATTCCTCCCGGCTGGGATAGATCTTAGAGATCAGGGCGTCAAAGTTGGGGTCTGGTCGTAGGGATCGCTTGGATACCAGCTTTTTTCTGCAGGTAGGACACTCCTTGTTCCTGGGACAGGAGAAAAGAAGCCTGAAGTCTAGGCTGAACTAGGACCAGAGAGAGGACACCAACTCCAGGCCCCTTCACCCAATCTCAGAACAAGTCCCTCCTGTTACCCGCTTCGCAGGGCTGTGACAATGCAGTCAGAGCAGAACCGATGGAGGCACTCCTTGGTTGTCATTGTATTCTTTAGCATGTCCAGGCAGATGGGGCACATGAGTTCTGAATGCAGTGACCGAGGGGAAACCGCAATCTCTGTGCCATCCATGATGGCTTCCTGGAAGCATCAGTGAATGAAGGGTGATGGTGGGTTACCAGGAAAGGGATTTTCAAAACAAGCAATCATAAGAAAGGAATGTTGAGAAATACAGTGAGATGGCAGGATCTGGTTATCATGTTGGCTACCTGAGGAAGATTGGAATTCTGAGATGGAGAAGGACTACTAATTTGGAGAGAATGGATAACGGAAAGGATTAGGGTCCATAAACTAAGAGGAGTTTTGGAATAGGATAATCTGAGgtttgggggtgagggtggggccaTAGATCTGTGGTTTGAAGAAGACGCggtcaacagtttttttttttaacaatgtggTTCTGGTACTATCTACATCAGAATTCCCTAGGGTGCCTGTTATAAATGCAGATTCTGAGGGTCCACTGCACTACTGAAACAGAATGTGGGTGGTGGGGACCTGTGAAGttccattttaaataaacttcCAAGGTGAGTCCTGTATACACTGATCTGACACTGAACTGGGGAACAGAGAAGGTAATTTTGGTGTGTGTTTATTATCTTTCAAATGTAGATAGTAATATTTGCTCTAACTCTCTGACAGGgctgttttgaggattaaattaaatgTAAAGGTGCTTTAAAAAGGTGATTCAAAGGTAGGTCCAGGGAGTCTGTGAAATCAGGCAGGGTCAGCAGAATAGGGGGAAAATGGAAAACAAGCTGTGTGACGGGTCTGTTTATCAGGGATTTGAGGGGAGGGGGTAAACCAGGACGGGAAGAGTCCCTGTCACCTGCGGGGTCCGGTGCAGCTCATACAGACTTAGTTCCCACGTTTTGCTGGCATTCTGGGCATTCGCCGGCGTCGTCATGGTGACCGGGCACAGACCCCCCACCAGGGCTCCGCGGCCGAGAAGGCTAGGAAGGctagggaggggggaaggggaggcGGTGTTAGGGGGGCCGACCCTCGCGCAGACCCCGCCCCTCTAGCGACTCCCCTCTGCTCCCCCGCCCCCGCGCCGGCGCTGCCCCTCACCCGACTCCACAGTCCGCGCTCCAGCCGCCGCCGCGCCTCTCCCTAGGCCCTGACTCCGGGGCCGAGTTCGCTCGTCCGCAGTTGCTGCTCAGACAGCagctcccgccgccgccgccgccatggCCCGGGCGCTGGGGCCCTACGTCACTTCCGCCTATCCCTCCACTCCACCCCCCCGCTGGCAGACGTCACCCGCCACTCGCGGCGCGGGTGGGACGCGACGTGGACGCCTGGGTTCCCCCGCCCACGAGACGCGCCCGCCCCGCGCGAGGAGCAGGCTTCCCGGGAGTCCCGCGCCACGTGGGGACCTCTGTCTCCTCCCCTGGCCCAGCACGGTTGCGCGGCCAACCTTAGCCACTGTTCCCTACCCGGGTTTCCCCACCCGGGGCCTCTGCTCGGGAGGGCGGGGCCTGGGATCGCTGGGACCCCAGGAGGGACAGAGGGCTCGGGAAGGGGGCCACCTCCCCCACTCCGCATCCCCTTGTGGCACTGGGGATCTCTCCCGCCCCCTGCATACAACTTCTTCGTAACCCACAGCCTGGGATCCCGGGGCGGGGGGGAAGGTCCAAAAGAGGCTCTGTCGCCTTAGCCAAGTCCTGTGAATGCAACTAGGTCCCAAAGTACTCGGGATTCCCCTAAACCCTGGGGATTTGCTCCACCCTCCGCTTTGCCTCTCCCTAGACCCTCCGACCCGCTCTCCCGCTCGAGGTTTGGGGGCAGCGGCTCAGGACGTCCAGACTCAACTCTCGGCCGGAGCTATAGACTCGAGAATTGCGTTTGGACAATCAAGAGCCGCGGCCCGGGGCGGGGGAGGGAGGCGCACGGGAGGAACGGGGGAATGGAGACACCACGCGGAagcagggacacacacacacacaagatgggGCCCCCATTGGGGAGGGGGTGTGCGCGTGTGGGTGGGGGACACAAGGGACGGAATGTCTGGAGTGGGAAGTGGGCAGAAGCCTTTTCCAGGACTCTAAAAGAAGGGAACCGAGAGGAGAGGCAAGAGGAAAGAGCAGAGCGATCCCCATTGAGGGCAGGGAATGAGAAGGatatgggggggaaaaaagaccGTGACGGGTTTTTTCCCCCCGCCAGTCTATGCAGGGGTTCCCGGACTTGGGCAGAGGCTGCCAGGGGGTGGCCTGTCTCTGGGACAAGTCAGCAGTGGGTTCCCTCGACCCCCCACCCCAGTTGCCCCCTACTTCCCTGTCCTCTCCTTCAGTCCGTGGCCAGTCCTTATGTGGGCGCCAGAGTCGATTAGCGCggaccccctccccttcctcctccttctcttcccaacCCCCTCCCTTCTGCTCTCCTCCAGCCCCTTTCATCGGCTGGTCCATTCCCCTAATCCTGGCCCCCTCCCCTAATCCCCCCCATCCGACCCCAAGCCGGCTGCAGCTATTGTAAggtggagagaaaggggaggggggactgagagaaaggagaggggtgggggagggccaCCTGTTCCAAGACCCCCTTCCAAGGCCAGACTGGACACCAGGATGGGGCCAAGAACAAATCACCCTTGGGGACCATAAGGACTCagggagttggggtggggggaggggactgGCACTGCAGAACCAGCCAAAGGGGGTAGGGCAGAAACCCCTCCCTCCAAAAAGACCCAGAGTGTCACGCATACACAGTGACATACACTCTTTCCTCTCACACCCGGCGGCGGGGGTTGCCCTGGGAGACCAGGCAGTGAAAGGGAACAATCCTTCgggaaagggaagagggggaggtggggaagggtcTGAGGGCTTGGACACAAGAAGAACCGGAGGTGGCAGGGAAGAGGATTTGGAATTTATTAGGGTCACAAGCACCCCTGCCTCCCATATTCAGCATTCCTGGGCCATACACTGCCACCCCTTTTGTAGCCTGGGAACTTTGAGTCCTCATCAGCAGGAGACCCGGCAGAGTGGTGGGGGAGTGAGAAGAGTCCAGGGTCCTTGAGGCAGTTACATGAAAAGACCTCCTGGGAGGGGCAAAAACATTTGGACAGATGCATGGGTGGAGAgataaatgggctgggggtgcCCATTTCTGTTCTTGGCCTTGAAAGCCTCTGCCCTTCCCACAGTAGCTCCAGGCTTCCCTCATTTTCTCATATGGTTTGAGTTCCACTTCTGTGCCCTCTCTTTCCCCATGCTGGCATCATACCAGTGACTTCCACTGAGGCCCCTGTGATGTATCCACTGTCTTCAGATGCCAAGAATGCAACCACATCTGCCACATCTATAGGAATGGTGGGGAAAGGGCACAATCCCATTCACTTCCATAGATTCAAAGTAGCCATGATCTCTGgcaccccctcacccccaccccaactaCAAATCCTGGTGAGACCCTccccaaaatacaaattttgggtttttttattcaGGTCCCCTCCTCTCCACTCAGTGCTCACCCTCAGGGTTCCCCCAGTGTCCCATTGGGATCATTCCGGTCACCTGGAAGGAAACACTCATATATGGGTGGTGAAAGTTTCTTTTATGGATTTGTTTTGAAGGCTGagtccatgatttttttcttttttctccatcccTCATACATTTTTTGAATACTTACTgtttgccaggcactgtgcccagcattttctctctctgaaaCCCAGAGACGTTGGGTCTCTGACTGATTGTGTCCTCCACTGACAGCCTCCTACCTTATCCTTCACTTTCTGTGGCATTTTCTCTGTCATGGGTGTTGCAATGAACCCTGGGAGGACAGAGTTACAGCGGATCCCATGTCTGTGGAAGGGAGAGTGGCTGCTGAACTCTAGACCGATTACTGACCCTTCCCTCGCGCCACTACATGCCTCAGTGAAGTCCCCTGCACCAGAGGTGGCTGACCAACCGTCCAAGCTCGCGGGCTGCAGTCTGGGTGAGCCCAATCACTCCAGCCTTGGATGCAGCATAGTTTATCTGCCCGATGTTCCCCACCTACAGGTGAGTCAGAGATCTAAGGTGAGTAAGGAATCTCAAGGAGGGGCCCTTCTCTCTGTGCCCACTTGGCTGGCTGACCTTGTCCCAACCCAACCTGACCTTTCCAACGATGCTACTGATATTGATAATAGAGCCGTGATAACCACTGGACACCAAGGCTTGAGCTGCAACCTGAGTAACTAGGAAGATGCCCTGGCAGAAGAGGGTAGTAAGGTGAGATCAGCTGGGGTGACAGCCCTCCTCCAATTCCCTCTCCTGGCTTGGGGGATCAGAGGTCACAGGTTCAGAGGTCACCACCTTGAGGTTGACATCTATGACTTGGTCCCAGTCATCCTCAGACATGTGGAGCAGAAACTCATCCCGAGTGATGCCCGCACAAGACACAACGACAGATGGCGGGCGAGAAAAGCTGGCCTACAGGAGGGGGGAGGTTACACATCAAAACACCACAAAGACCCAGGGGCAGTGGGGACAATGTTAGAGCTTTAACTGTGTGCGTGCAAGGGCAAGGCTGCCTGGAGTTCACCTGCACTTTTTCCAGCAGGCGCCTGGTAGCCCTGGCCTCAGACACATCAGCCTGGAAGGCAGCGTGGTTCCCGCCCGGCGCCCCTTCCTCACTCCTCGACCCGTCTAGCAGCCGCAccgtctcctgagctgctgtcccGTCCACGTCGCAGGCGGCTACGGTAGCCCCCTCTCTGGCCAGGCGCGCACTAACCGCCCGGCCGATGCCGCTACCCGCACCTGAGATGGGAAAAAGTATgcggagaagggaaggagagaggagaggccGGGCCAGAAGTCACAGGGCGCAAAGTTAGTAAAATTCGAACAAGGTGCCAAAGGTCACTGGGGCCGTGGGGCTTGAGAGTGCTCCCCTTAACATAACTCGGGCACCCCAACCCGCCCTAAGACCCTCTGAACCTGTGACCAAGGCCAGCGCAGAACGGAGCCGAAGCTGAGACGCCATGGTGGGCGGCGGGTGGGCGGGCACCCAAGCCATGGGGTGGGCGGCGGGTGGGCGGGCACCCAAGCCATGAGCCAATCCAAGCAGTGGGGGCGTGGCAAGGCCCCATCGAAGCCCCACCAGCCACCGGCCATCTGCGGCCAGGAGCGCGGGCCGACCTCCCACCGTGGGGGCGTGTCCAGACGACACCGAAAGGGGGCCTGGGGAGTGGGGGAGACAAGGGGCCCTATTACCCCCAAAAAGACAAAGAGTGCATGTGGGGCGGAAGATCCAAGGTCTTTATTTCCGGTCACCACCCCTCCCCCTGGATTCAAACACAATgatataaaatgaatagaaaCGAAACAAAAATTAGGCTATGAGATTACCAACTAATCTTCTCCCACCCCCTAATCCTCTGATCACTCCCAAATCAGGACACACGATTGATGTTTACCCCCAACTCCTCCTGTCACCTCCTCAGTCCGGGATTCAGGTCTTCCCTGAAGCCTCCACCAACAGATGAGAAGGACCTTGGAGGACCCCATGTTTGGCAGCTTGGTCCTCAGAGAACAAGTAGGTAGGGTACACCAGGTAGGTTGCCATCCTTTTTCTTGCAGCTTTCTTCATGGCCCCATTTTTCCCTCCAAAATCTACAATATAGCTGGGCAGTGCCCAACATTTTGGTCCCTCTGGCCTCTTATTCTCACCTCTATGACCTCTGTAAGACTACCAAAACTTGAAGGTCCTAATACCAAAGTCACCGTTTTTTCTGGGCTACAAGTCCTTCCTCTGGCAGATGTCCATGGCCAGGGCCCCTAGCTACCATAGACCCCTGACTTGGAGTTAGGGGTAGACgtttggggcaggggtgggggtggtttATCCCACCTCACTCGAGGTGGGCAATCAGCACCATCATGACAACTCCTGCCAGCAGCCCCAGCACCTCCAGGAGTGACTGTAATGGTGAGGCCTCCCTCAACAGCTCTGGCAACACAGACACTGTTGCTACGTATATAAAACCACCTGCAGTGAATGGCAGAACCCAGCCAGGACCTGCACCACCTGCAACTTCACTGCCCACTACTCCTCCTTCAGTGAGAAGGGCACAGGCTGTGCCTGCCAGTGCTCCTACTGCTGTCAGTAGTTGTAGACGCATCGCCTGGTgggcagaaaagagaaaaacgtACTCATCAATAGCTAAAGACTATCAACGATcgatttatttatctatctatctatctatttatttatggtgctggggagaaccagggcctgtgcatgtgaggcaagcactctaccaactgagctatatccccagccccaagactatCAGTGATTTAGATGTGGTTAGTGAAGAATAGGTGTGTAGGTGTTGGGTGCATGTCTTCAGAAACTAAAAAGCCGGGTTTAAAAAGATGGGAAGGTTGTTCCAGACTAcatattttctgaagaaaaaaaaaatgtatatatatattttgcagtcctggagattgaaccaggggcactctaccactgagctacatctgtacccagccctttttattttttattttgagacaaggtcttgctaagttgccaaggctggccttgaacttttttttcttggtaccgtggattgaacccagggtcacttgacaactgaaccacatccccagccctttttatgttttacttaagagaaagggtctcactaagttgcttagggccttgctgagtagctgaggctggctttgaacttgtcatcttcctgcctcagcctcctgagcctctgggattataggcatgcaccagcaTGCTGCCCTTGGCTTCGAACTTTTGATCCTtttgccacagcctcccaaattgATGGGATTATAGTATGCCATTGCACTTGATAGAAAAATTTGAGCATAGGTCCTTCCCATGGACCTTGTAGTCCAGTGTATAACATTACCCATAAAATAATCAGATGACTTATAGACTGCAATTCAAGAAATACTGAATTaaaggacaaagaaaacaaaacttcttCATCCTCATTTCTAGATTTGTTGTCCATGTTTAGAACTAATGAGAGGCAGTCCTGGGTTTGGAGTGAGTGAGCAGGAGCAAAGGGTTTGAAGTAATTATGCTTGGTGGGCATCATTACTAACCTGctttttgctgcagccagactggaCCAAGATGGCAAAGTCCCCGACCTCATGGGGCACTTCATGAAGTAGGACAGTCATTGTGGTCAGTATTCCCAGCCCTCGGCCCCCTCGAAAGGAAGCACCAATAGCTAGACCATCTGTGAAGTTGTGTGCCAAATCAGCAGCCAGATTCAGGTACCCGGACACACGCAGGTCTTGTAtagcacagagaaagaaaacGATCAGAGGCATCCATCACCCCCAGTTCCAGTCCTCGTCAGCCATTCTCATATCTCCTCTCAGAGATCATCTCACACATAATCCCTCAGTGTTTCCCAGACACATAGCAATATCCACAATATATATTCTGTGTGATTCACAATGGTGCCCCTTGCCCAAGCTTATCATCAACCCTGGCCCTTACCTGagcctgttttttcttcttcagggTTCTGAGGTCTTACTGGCCCATCTTTGGGCCCGatgctccctcctctcctcttccgcAACCCTcttgcttccttttcttcttcctctgagCTGGACTTCTCCTTTAAAGGATGCTCTGAGGGAACAAAGGAGTTGGTCAGATTGAGAGCTGACATCTTCTGACACATCCTCAAAGGGAAGTCTGTTCCACCTGACAGCCACAGGATGAAGGGATTTTGAGGCACACAAGGTGGTTTTCAGCAGAGTGGTTTCTGGGCTCACCCTGTCTTCTGTGACTTCCATGTGTGGGACCATGTCCATGCCCATGACTGTGTCCATGTCCTCCTTTTACATGTCTCACAAATTTCTCCACCACAAGGAAGGCGACAATTCCACTGAGAACCCACAGCCCCACAGACAGAATGGGGCCCTGGCCTGGGAATGGAGGCATTGAGAGGTTATGGGAGATGTGGATTACAGGCTCCTCCTCAAGTGCAGGAGGTGAAGAATAGGAAGACACAGATTTTTCCCAGCATCCCAACAGCTGTACCCATATATCTCTTCCTCACCACTGTGGGAGTGTCCATGTCCAGGCTGTGCCAGAGTGTTGTGAGAATGAGGCTctgcaggaagaaagaaaaaaatgtagatgaGGAAAACATGTCCTAAAGGATGTGTATGTGATGAATATTAGAATGTCAGGAATCACAAAGGAGAAAGAACCCTTTTTTCCCTAAAGAATAAGATAGTAGTTTATACTTTGAGGCAGGATTAGATACTTACCCAGGGCATGAGGGATAAGATGCAGGAAGGCATCTCCCAGGAGCCCTCCAGAAGCAAAACTGAGCAAAATCTGGAGCAGAGAGCGGTGTCTGGGGGAGTTTGACTCCACTGGGATAAGGAAGAGGACAAAAAATGGAGCTGCAGAGATCAGTACCGTGGCTCCCAGTGCCTAGTGAGGAGAGTCAGAGGTCAAGTTTTGTGAAGTTTTCCAACAATCCAGAAATAGTCCCTCTCTACGCCATCCCCTGGGAACTCACATAAGCCCAGAGTGTGACAGTGTCCAGGTTGTGCTTGATGCTTGGAGCTCCAGACTCCCCATAGCCTCCATGATGTTCACGGTCATGTCCATGTCCTTTGTGATACAGGCTGTCATGGGAGTGGCCATGGCTGTGGCCATGGTGCAGATCCTCATGTGAATGTCCGTGATCATGACCATGGGTATGCCCATGCCAGATGCTCTCGTGAGTGTGGCCATGGCCATGAGCATGGCTGTGTCCATGGTGGAAATCCTCATGTGAGTGCCTGTGGCTGTGGCCATGGAAGTCCTCTTGCATGTCCTCGTGCGGGTCACCATGACCCCCGTGTCCGGCAACCAGCAGCCCCAAAGACGCCCAGGTCAGCAGTCCTACGGCCACCCAGTGGGGGGCCCGCAGGCCCCTGGCCATCACGCTGACCAGAGGGACAGAGACAATGACTCTACTTGACCCTCAATTCTACACGGGGTCTGCTTTACTCAGCTTGCGACCTCGGACCACATCCACGGGACGCTCCCCCATCTCATTCAGTCCCCTCCCACATTGTTCCTAAGATTCGTTCTCTTTATCCCGAACCCCTTCCTGCATGTAGGCCCCCCCAAGACACCACTCTAGCCTTTAATCAAGACACTTTACAGGCTCTCTGGTCCCTCGTCTCTATGACACACTAGATGGGAAAAGGCCTGAAAAGGACAGAAGGGAAGCAGGGAATTCTCACCGGCTCCGGGATCCTCTCCGTTCCCGTTTTGCTCGGACGTGGCAGTCACGCCTCTAGCTCCCGCGAGAACAGGAAATTCCGTTCTACCTTCGCCCTAATACCTTTACCAATATGGCGGCACTCTAGTAGCAGTGAGGCCATTCTACAGTGGCGCGCATGCGCGGAAGTGGAGGT
This portion of the Marmota flaviventris isolate mMarFla1 chromosome 6, mMarFla1.hap1, whole genome shotgun sequence genome encodes:
- the Slc39a7 gene encoding zinc transporter SLC39A7 isoform X1; translated protein: MARGLRAPHWVAVGLLTWASLGLLVAGHGGHGDPHEDMQEDFHGHSHRHSHEDFHHGHSHAHGHGHTHESIWHGHTHGHDHGHSHEDLHHGHSHGHSHDSLYHKGHGHDREHHGGYGESGAPSIKHNLDTVTLWAYALGATVLISAAPFFVLFLIPVESNSPRHRSLLQILLSFASGGLLGDAFLHLIPHALEPHSHNTLAQPGHGHSHSGQGPILSVGLWVLSGIVAFLVVEKFVRHVKGGHGHSHGHGHGPTHGSHRRQEHPLKEKSSSEEEEKEARGLRKRRGGSIGPKDGPVRPQNPEEEKTGSDLRVSGYLNLAADLAHNFTDGLAIGASFRGGRGLGILTTMTVLLHEVPHEVGDFAILVQSGCSKKQAMRLQLLTAVGALAGTACALLTEGGVVGSEVAGGAGPGWVLPFTAGGFIYVATVSVLPELLREASPLQSLLEVLGLLAGVVMMVLIAHLE
- the Slc39a7 gene encoding zinc transporter SLC39A7 isoform X2, yielding MVTRTRTCKRTSMATATATVLISAAPFFVLFLIPVESNSPRHRSLLQILLSFASGGLLGDAFLHLIPHALEPHSHNTLAQPGHGHSHSGQGPILSVGLWVLSGIVAFLVVEKFVRHVKGGHGHSHGHGHGPTHGSHRRQEHPLKEKSSSEEEEKEARGLRKRRGGSIGPKDGPVRPQNPEEEKTGSDLRVSGYLNLAADLAHNFTDGLAIGASFRGGRGLGILTTMTVLLHEVPHEVGDFAILVQSGCSKKQAMRLQLLTAVGALAGTACALLTEGGVVGSEVAGGAGPGWVLPFTAGGFIYVATVSVLPELLREASPLQSLLEVLGLLAGVVMMVLIAHLE
- the Ring1 gene encoding E3 ubiquitin-protein ligase RING1, whose protein sequence is MTTPANAQNASKTWELSLYELHRTPQEAIMDGTEIAVSPRSLHSELMCPICLDMLKNTMTTKECLHRFCSDCIVTALRSGNKECPTCRKKLVSKRSLRPDPNFDALISKIYPSREEYEAHQDRVLIRLSRLHNQQALSSSIEEGLRMQAMHRAQRVRRPMPGSDQTTTMSGGEGEPGEGEGDGEDVSSDSAPDSAPGPAPKRPRGGGAGGSSVGTGGGGTGGVGGGAGSEDSGDRGGTLGGGTLGPPSPPGAPSPPEPGGEIELVFRPHPLLVEKGEYCQTRYVKTTGNATVDHLSKYLALRIALERRQQQEAGEPGGPGGGASDTGGPDGGGGEGGGTGGGDGPEEPALPSLEGVSEKQYTIYIAPGGGAFTTLNGSLTLELVNEKFWKVSRPLELCYAPTKDPK
- the Hsd17b8 gene encoding (3R)-3-hydroxyacyl-CoA dehydrogenase isoform X1, translated to MASQLRLRSALALVTGAGSGIGRAVSARLAREGATVAACDVDGTAAQETVRLLDGSRSEEGAPGGNHAAFQADVSEARATRRLLEKVQASFSRPPSVVVSCAGITRDEFLLHMSEDDWDQVIDVNLKGIFLVTQVAAQALVSSGYHGSIINISSIVGKVGNIGQINYAASKAGVIGLTQTAARELGRHGIRCNSVLPGFIATPMTEKMPQKVKDKVTGMIPMGHWGNPEDVADVVAFLASEDSGYITGASVEVTGGLFM
- the Hsd17b8 gene encoding (3R)-3-hydroxyacyl-CoA dehydrogenase isoform X2, with translation MASQLRLRSALALVTGAGSGIGRAVSARLAREGATVAACDVDGTAAQETVRLLDGSRSEEGAPGGNHAAFQADVSEARATRRLLEKVQASFSRPPSVVVSCAGITRDEFLLHMSEDDWDQVIDVNLKVGNIGQINYAASKAGVIGLTQTAARELGRHGIRCNSVLPGFIATPMTEKMPQKVKDKVTGMIPMGHWGNPEDVADVVAFLASEDSGYITGASVEVTGGLFM